From Neomonachus schauinslandi chromosome 12, ASM220157v2, whole genome shotgun sequence, the proteins below share one genomic window:
- the LOC110582980 gene encoding 40S ribosomal protein S15a-like, producing the protein MVHMNVLADALKSISLCKKNNAEKRGKRQVLISLCSKAIVRFLTVMMKHGYTGEFEITDDHREGKIVVNLTGRLKCGVISPRFDVQLKDLEKWQNNLLPSCQFVFTVLTTSAGIMDHEEARRKHTGGKILGFFF; encoded by the exons ATGGTGCACATGAATGTCCTGGCAGATGCTCTCAAGagcatttctctgtgt aaaaaaaacaatgctgAGAAAAGAGGCAAACGCCAGGTTCTTATTAGTCTGTGCTCCAAAGCCATCGTCCGGTTTCTCACTGTGATGATGAAGCATGGTTACACTGGCGAATTTGAAATCACTGATGATCACAGAGAGGGGAAAATTGTTGTGAACCTCACGGGCAGGTTAAAGTGTGGAGTGATCAGCCCCAGATTTGATGTACAACtgaaagatctagaaaaatggcagaataacCTGCTCCCATCCTGCCAGTTTGTTTTCACTGTACTGACAACCTCAGCTGGCATCATGGACCATGAAGAAGCAAGACGAAAACACACAGGAGGGAAAATCCTGGGATTCTTTTTCTAG